CTCTCGTCTCTGATATATTTCACCCTCAGATCAGactcagtttgaatttctgtTGACATGTTGATGAAGagctaaaaactaagtgaactTCTGTGTGACGAGTCTTCACTGTCAGTTTGTGTCTGAGTCAGGCAGCTTTGAACAGAGATCATCAAGGAAGTAGGAGCAGGACAAACCACAACCactgacactttaaatacattagtGTTTGatacaaatttttatttttgtgttgtacatttaattgaatgaccatttatttatgattaatatcaggaaatttttaaaagatatTGAGAAACACAGATCATGCTGAcatgtctttaaatgtttttccttcatTAGCAGAACTGTGTGTGCCTGCATATAATTATGTGTGAAAAGCTGCCTTCCTGTGTCAGATCACACTAAATAAAGACGAGAGAGGTGTTAAATGTCACAGTTTCACAGGTATTTGCACAATAATTTACCTATAAATTTGATACATTATAAAACATATAGCTCAAAACGAATGTCTGGATTGTTGAATGATTACAGCTGGTGGTGCGATCGATCACAAAAGTCATGAATCGGATTACATCacttcccatgacttggagggtTATTCATATTAGAGCATGTCCAGTTAAACATACCAACCAAGGTTTGATTCCATCTGGGGACCTTTGCACTCAGTCAGACCCACACCCCATCTCTTCCCTCATGTTTCCTGTTCACGCTGCACTGTCACCTATCTGATATAtacaaaacaactttaaaaaagaaaaaaaacatagttcTGTCTGTGAAGAATGgtcagccaacacacacacacacacacaaaacacccaGTTTGACAGTCATCAGAACTGGATCTACTCTgactaataacattttatttctccCACTCAGGGCCGTCATTTTGGAGCAGCtcaacatgcaaacatacacatatacacagttaAACACTGAGTGTAGAAGAATGACAAAAACTGCATGAGGAAACACCTCACTGCCCCAATAGGACCAGTGCAAATTCCTTTTTTAACATGTGATCATGTGACCAGAAGTGATGAGTCATGTGATACCAAAGTTTCACAGCttgtgtggagcagaaggggtgtttccagtttctttttctgtcctcGATCATCAAGTGAGCAATGAATAATCAGGCCTTGCTTTGCTGGAACCGtgtgatcattttgttttgcacttcATTTGGATCATGTAAAGGCTTGTTCCAGTGTCTGCAGTTTATTATGAAAGAGGATTCACGGACCTGTGATGATGTGGCAATTCAGGAATGTTGTATGTCGCCCAGAATAGGGAGTTTGGGAAAGCTTCTAGAGCCAGACCTGAAAGGGCAGCTCGTTGGCGAGTGTCTGGTGGCCACACCTTTGTCCATGGGGCCCAGACAGACACAACCCAAAGAAACAACATGGAACAACATCCCCCTGTGTGCAGACAACTTGCAGTTATAGGAATCAGGGTCAGTTGCGACGCAAGCCATCCAGCAGGAAAAGTGGGAAGTGATACTCATGCTGATCCCATGCTTCATAAGGTGTAGGAACATGGAACGTCACCTCTCTGTCGAGAAAGGAGCAGGAGCTGGTGCAGGAGGTTGAGCAATACCAACTATATATCATTTTACTTACCTCTACACAAAGCACTGGCTCTGGAACTAAAGTCATAAAGAGGAGTTGGacccttttcttttctgaagtTTCCCAATATGAGAGGCATCGAGCAGATGAGGGGATACTTAAAAGTCCACAACTgagtgctgctgtgttggagTTCTGTCCAGGGAATGAGAGGGTCACTTCTATGTGTCCTTGGTCCCTGTAAAGATACCACATGGGGACTCCACAGTTCTGGTGGGATGATAAAGTATTTACAAAACAcctaaaattagtttttcacAGAAAACTTACTGAACTTACACAAACTTACAGAAACCTGTGTTAGTGTACATGTAGTCAGCAGAAGAGCATCCAACTAActgaacacacattttgcagctgTTTCCTACAAACTGTACATGTAGGCTATAGATACAGAGAGAACAGTGATGGACTGCAGGTTCTGAATGGCCgaaaaacatcacatatcaGTCTAACATGATCTAAAGCCActcaaacaaagcaaagttatttgtaatattgatttgtcatattttcttaCTTCAACTCtaatcaagttttatttatatggtAGAAAGAATCAAATGTaagtcttcttttctttttggctgctccctttcagggtgTCATTACATCACACTCGTATCAGAGAGCTGATTTAATAATGGAGGCATGAACACAGCTTGTATTCTGTCCAACTATTTCATCAGTTATTTCACAATTCACGTTAAAAAGCAACTATTTGACCAGCAGATGTCACTATTTTCAACAAGTGATTCAGTGCTTTTCTCCACCACACAGCATCTGACCCCACACAAAGAGCTGTTGTTCAGCCAATGGGAGAAAAGGGTCTACAATGCTTCCAGAGACTGAACCAGACCTCAACCAGGCCTTTAATCAGCTCAGGTGAGAACTGGTTGGTTTAGGACAGGATCCGTTCATTCatgatggttgttttttttatcaatatacAAATTGTGTACCAAAATGAGAAGTCTACCACTTACACAACTTAATCACAACTTCAGGTTTGACTTTCCCACTGTGCCATGAAATTAGCTTTGTGAGTCTTTTAAACATaagtacataaaaaatataaatgagaaaTCAAAAAGTGCTTCATAATGAAAAGTAGAGAAAgactaaacaaaatgtgaaaatgaaataaatacacataatggatcagacagagaaagaattaaaagttaaacaatatGTTAAGACAATTCTAAACAGAGGGGTCTTAAACTGTCTTCACTCACGTCTTAAGTCCAACAGGAAAATCTTCCAGAGATTAGGAGTCACAGCTTCATAATGTCAGTCTCCATCAGTTCTGGTTCAGGAACAACCAGTAAATTctcactgatttatttattaatatttacagggaaaataaagctaaatattGTTATAATAAAGCAACCGATGCCATGTACATAGGACAcagatatttctgtgtgtgtgcacacgtcATCATCATCAGGCCTTATGTGGACACTATGTGCATATGCAACTTTACACACAAAGTATAagtacacacagtaaaacactaTAAATTAGACCAGAGTGAATCCAGCAAACTAACCAAAGCTGTTCACTGGTCACATCACAGTTGATGTGTCTGCTTTGAAGTGAAAACTGTGAATTGTGATTGTGATTTTAAACCTGCAGGTATTGTAGTCACTACAGGTCCCACTTCCTGCTCCTCTGGTGTTTTTGTATCAGCTGACAGAAGACATCAGGAGAAAGGCCATTTATAcacttgaatgtttttttatgaataaaaacttGGAAGTTATGAAAACTTAAAGTGTGCATTTGAAGAATTTGATCAAAaccaataaaactaataaaaatgcatcaatgTCAGAGGAAACCAGCAGAGGATCTCTCATGTAAACTTGTGTCAGAGCATGGTGAGTCTGAGTTATCACATCATGCATTTTGGTTTTTACAACCGTCTATGACCCTGTTAACGCACCACCTCCTTGATATCGGCGCGTGACGTCAGTCGCTAAAAATAAGCGCGAACTCGGAGCGTCGTACGGTAGCTATGTGATGTGAACAGCGACACCGAATTCAATAACACGAACTTTAGTCAAAAAGTGAGAAGATGAGAAAAGGATTCTCCGTGGACTTCGTCCGGACTGGAACTGATGTTGAACCCGCCTCAAACAGGTGAGTGACGGTCTGGAAATGAAGACTGTTCCCAGTTATAATTGTGATTGATGTCCGGTGTGTTGGCTCGTGTCAGGCCCGATAACGGTAACGTTAGGCTAACTGATGTTAAGCTAACACTGTTTAGCTAACATGGCGAAGTTTACTGCGTGCGCTCGCGCTGAAAACATGTTATTGTTCTATAAAGTCAGAAGTAAAAACTCGAATTCATATAACTATTTATTGGACAAAACTCAGGAGGAAGCCTGTTTTCTCCATGTCTGGCTCTGTTTTAATGGCGGCTTATTGAGGCTTTTCCCCGTGTTGTAAACGCACAGCACCATGAGTCTGCAGCCAATTGTACACTTTAAGAAACTGtcataatgatgataatatgagctttttgtttgaaatgagtAATTCAGTAAGATTTTTCAACACAAAGCTAAGACTTTGCTAAGAGGTGCTCTTCTGAATAAAAAGTTAAACGCAGTCAGTGATGCTCAGGTGTGTCGGGGCCTTCAGCTCGACCTGCTGCTTGGACACAATGATTAGGTATCAGATTACAGAGTCAGAATGATGAGTTGTGATCTAAAACCAGCTGGAATCAGTAGACAAAATCATAACTGTAACAGAGATCCTAAGCTGATGAAATGTGAATCTATAGATAAAGTGTGTCTGTAATGTTTCTCCAGCAGAATAAATGCATCAGTGAGACAACCAACACAGTTTTCTTGAAAACCTGAAATCTTTAGGTTTGCTCACAATTGATAGTTTTACAAATGAGGACAAAAGAACTTAAGTATGTATTATGTTTTAACATCAGTACATATGTTTTAGTTAAATTTGTTCCTTAGTAGTAGtgatttaagatttatttaagttttaagcCAATTATTGCTGCACATTTagtcaatgttgtttttttttttcttttctcttagtAAAGATGACTGACTTGAATTTGACTGTCAATTCTGCCGCATATGCAACACGTACTGAGAATTGAAATTACAATACTCTAGAGTCCCCGGTGCAttcaaaataatatacagaaaTACAATAAGGGGGTAAAAGCCAATGAACGTGTGAGTCTCTGATGCATGAATTTGTTCCTCTTACACCGATTTCTCGTTTCTTATCCTCTGGGATGTAATGTAATGACAGTATTTGgtctgtaggtggcgctcagcTTACACTCAGTTACAGCTCACTGGTGCATGATTACATGTCATACAGCCATGTTTCTACCACAGCGTACTGTTCCAGTAGTACTGTGTTTGTACTGAAGTGAAAGAGAAATCCAGTATTATTCAAGAGGCATGAGAACAGCAAACCTTTCCCAAAGTTTCAAGGAACCTAAATATGTTGTAGTTAATTTCACTTTATCAAGCGAACACACCGATAATTACTGTGTAGACATGACGgctgatttctgtgtttttttatgggAGACTCAATACTATGTGAACTttactgattttttattttttttttctcttgttcaaAGCCTCccccataaaagaaaaacaaggtttACATGTGGTGTGGTGTCACTGTTTATGTGATCACATCAATCTTATACTGTTGAGTTAAATTACAGGAATCATTTTTAATTCccaaataaaaactgctttttcCTGGGAATTACTGTAGCCTGCTGgtgtttttaatcttcatcAGGCTAAAGTTATTTTGATTAGTGCATGAAATATTCAGCTGGGCTACATAGACTCCATAGTCTCTGATGATGGACAAAGgtgaaattaatttgataatgcaaattattttaGCCCCGTTTTACTCATTATATTCACCCTAAACAAGGAAAATGTAAGTGTTTcaccttaaaatgtttttggacatGGTGGCAAGAGGAAAATAGAGGTttggtgcacacatacacacacacacacacacacatacacccaaaAATTgggtatttatttctcattcaTGCATTTATGACTCGCATAAGTTCTCCTATATGTCTCACTGGGGGCCTCAATTAAAACCCTCTTGGATGTTCCTCTTCTAACAGGCTGTTTATACTGATGGCATCGTGCCAGTTATGAAAGACAAAGTTTAACTGTGCTAAtttcataaatattgctttttaaaaaatacaattacatttaactctctaatttaaaactttaaatttaaaactttgttttaaatttcaggCCAACAAACTGGAATTTACCATGAGAAGTCTTATGTATCAGAATTCAAATTAAACAtctttataatttatatttgctTATGTGTGGACTTTGTTAAACAGCACACGTTGTCGTGGCGGGCTGCAATGCTTGTGCCAATGTAGGGGAAACGCTGTCTAATGAGAAAACACTGAATGCCTCATTCGAATCGCCAAATGGTATAATGCAGAAGTACAACAGATGTATTTAGTCATGAAGACAGATTTTAGGGGATTGGGTGGAATCAATTACAGTAGTTTCTgcatttgtctttctctctggtTAAAGGACAGAGGAGGTTTCAAAACAGGGACACAGCTGTTAGAAACTTTGACCAGTAAAAACTGTCTCTTTTTCATATGCTAAATAACGCACACATTCAGCCTCATTTGGTGCAATTTGTTTCCCTGGAAAACAGCAGTTAGTCTTTAATGCATTGACCCAAACCAAGTAAGTAAGCACTTGTAGTAAATCTCTGTTGTACAGTATAGTTGTGAATTAGCAATGCAACAACAGAGCAGGGCGATGGATTTGATCACGCTGAAAAAGTAGAACAATAGTACAACCAGGCCGACAGCCTGCAGAGGGTTGGAGactttcattcatatttaaatgatgTTGCGATTCATACACCTTGAGTGTGAAGCCATTTACAGTCTGCCTAGCACCTTTTGTAGAGTTTTATTTTGGGGAATTCGTCATGACAGATTAGAGTGAGAGagcagaaacaaagcaaaaaaaaaaaaactgcaggaatttcattaataattattatttaatatgtcACTGAGACCAGACagcatttttaaactaattaatttCATGTCCATTTCACTTGGAAAAGGTTCTGATCCACTTTCCACCAGTTCAAAATCCACCACCCTGTGGACTCGAACAGTCACCCAGctggactggcttcccggctgctcgggaactgctgGGGGACAGCTAACGGGCTACGCTAAGTCGGCCCTATTATTTTGCGGAGCCGTGCTTTCAATTCCATGAGCTTctcctccaaagctgcaaaaaccctCCACTTATTACAGATCTGTCAGATTATCACTaaaggaagcagaggaaaaaatgaaaatgagacagacttagcaagtgagagaaggagagacagagggggacagagaagccattgctaacgaTAACTGCTGAGCTAGCGATATACAACTGATATAGCGGAATAAGGTAAACAttagctagttttttttttttttttacaagagcaACTGCTTGTGTAATACAGCACAAAGACATCATGTACAGGAAGTGATGTCTTTGTCTGCagtgatgtctgtgtgtgatgagaAATGCCTTCTTATCATTAGGCTGTACTCTGATCGGTTAAAATGTCACACACTTCCGGAAGTGTGTATATTTAGTAATACTAAGCCTCTAGCACTAGTTGGCAGAACTGAGGAAACatttcacacacttttctgACCTTGTgggccaaatgaaaaaaagcaaGAGGAACATCAGGGGAGGCTCCTAAGCTGCTTTTTCAATGAAATCTTTGTGGGGCCCAAAAAGCTGGGCCCTACACTGTTGGTGTGCTCCTTGCTACTGGGCCTCACCAAGTAAGAAATTCAAGTGTGTCCACACAGACAATCAAGAATATGGCCAGTAGGGGGTCAGcagtaatgttacatttttctctAAATAACTAagaatatttattgtacatttcttACAAcctgccttttgtttttgtcaagaaATTGTGAACTTGTTTCTGAACATGCTGGTTTAGTTCTTTCCTTCCTTTATCACTTTCACCCAACCTTTATCAGAATAATTAATTGTGACCTTAATTAATCTGCTGACTGCAGATTGATTTCTTGTCAACAATAGAATAGTTATTATATGAGGTATTAAATGtcactttaataaatattttcacagatttaaaatggaaatattccaTGTTACTCTGTGTCAGATTTATCAATAAAATTTTTCAATACACAATAAAGATGAACATCAGAAAACTGGATTCAGttgtagcttttattttaatttcaatgaACCATAAATTCAATTTTCCTAAATGTCATTCTCCCGATCAtggctttcaaaataataagATGCTGACTCCAGATGTGTCAGTAATAAAGACAGTTACATTAGTTTTAGAAGCAACACACTCATTAATTAACCAAGTAATAACaaagtgaagctgcagtttcctgtgactgcagcagtttagtgggactacagagttagtaagtccacatgtagttgttgtgtggacgacttccaaccccactactctgtctgcaccatagagcacagagggacaatatctatggaataaagaggattgaacatgtgacacagaatgaacaagtcaacaaatgtgagatgactctgaggatcaggaagaacatttcagagtttgacaaacagcttcatcccaacactacacacctctctgtcatcagaggaagcaggaaatcttcttctcacagatccagtttttAGAATAATTATCACGTTCACTTCTCCATCTTCCGTGTTGATCACAATATGCTGCATATAAATACCCAGTGTCTTGTGGTTCTCCTGACGCCCAGAAgctgtgaaaaaaatcaaaccttgtttttgactttgataaattcatgattattttcactttcaaataaagttaaatctcATTTTGATGATTTGAAATAGTGTCATTTTAGTAACTATGTAGGGGATTTGCTGACACCACAAGGATCATGGGAATAAGTCTGATCCCAGATGTGAACTGAAACCTGGATCCAGGACTCTGAGATCTCCTCCATTCATTCCAATCAAAGTTAGTGactctgctcagactccagcagcatttagtgtcttcctgctctgattccTGCGTTTTTTCTTTGGCAGAACTTCATTCTGTTGTTGAGGGAGAACAGGTGCAGCTTCACGTGTTTATGCTGATTAGATGCTGCACAACAATTTTGGACTAACTCAGCATTTGAGATCAAACCTACTCAGACCCTCTGTTGTAGCTAGATGCAGTATAATTGGTGTGTAGACAGTCTCAGAATCACCCTGTATCCAGGTGCAGTAACTGCAACAGGAAAGATTCTATTCCCAGATTCTGAAGCTATAATTCTATGGAGTAATACAACTGTCCTCACAGTGAGTCTTGAGCTGCATCATGGGTGTTGATCTCTGTAAGCATATTTATGGAGATTTCTATTAGCATCATGCTCATACTGCATTCCTGCTAACACTGATGTATTCCACCTGTCACCACGTAGGGCCTGGCTGCACCCTTCATGCTCCAACTATCACTGAAATTGCAGAAAAGATTGTTGGATATGTCCATAACTCCTTCACCCTGTGAGCTGTGGCCTGCTTTCAGGCTGCACCTTGTTTCAGGGAACTAGAGGTTGATGTGTTACAGAGGTTTGcagtttgctgtttttcattcaAACAACTAAAACTGATATTAGATATGTGGACATGTTATTATCTTTTAATACAGATGTTAGTTTTTACCAATGACATTAATGAAAgtgtcataaaaaataaaacctgtctCACTCTTGTGTCAGTGTTGATCCGTCCACCCATTTCCCTTGATACTTTCCCCCTGAGTCTGGCTGTTCTGTCCGCAGACCAATCCAGGACTCTCCATTCTTAGTGAGCTcactgaccattttctaataaatgaCAAGAGACAAACACTTAATTGTGTTTCAGTATGTAAAGATATTTAGAAAAATTTTgagcagtaaaataaataaatgaggatccagactgacagcaggtcagaaacacaaggaaagatcacacacacacacactcactcactcacacacacacacacacacacacacactcacctgttcTTCTTTGCTGTTGATAATCACCAGATCTGATTCTCTGTTCTCACAGTCTTTTCTGCTCTCAGACCAACTTTTCTTCTCAGaggatttaaagtaacaactgcATCCAAATCTCTTCCATCCTTCAGGACAAATCTTCccttaatgtcaaacaaatgttaaaagacagatttcatgtcattcagtatcagaatgatgatgatctgtagtgtcactgtgtaaaataagatcttaatatgctgcttttgtctttcagcttcagtttagaaagttaaaactcagatttttaagtgatgacctgcaacagaaatatccacatagaaaaatgttcaacaaaatgaaacaacatttaAGTCATATCATGGAAATAAGTTTAATCcggttttagtttttaaagttttctcaCCTTGAATTTTGTCTGtcagctgctttatttcatcCTGTAACTGACTGTTGGTGAATGACgtgtctta
The nucleotide sequence above comes from Channa argus isolate prfri chromosome 1, Channa argus male v1.0, whole genome shotgun sequence. Encoded proteins:
- the LOC137100246 gene encoding C-type lectin domain family 6 member A-like — its product is MSSDIIYAKPDFSKVRYNRKVEEDGGEWEEREVDIYENADVIRDDGTDIQSQEEGRHTLNRPPVQNKSFRSAALCLAVLCLLLMVGIITLSTQLTLEKNYLEKNLNNLTKSYNELQDKMSDTSFTNSQLQDEIKQLTDKIQGKICPEGWKRFGCSCYFKSSEKKSWSESRKDCENRESDLVIINSKEEQKMVSELTKNGESWIGLRTEQPDSGGKYQGKWVDGSTLTQDFWASGEPQDTGYLYAAYCDQHGRWRSERDNYSKNWICEKKISCFL